A genomic region of Aspergillus oryzae RIB40 DNA, chromosome 1 contains the following coding sequences:
- a CDS encoding type I polyketide synthase (polyketide synthase modules and related proteins), producing MDISPECHPATTAAEAPHVQRCFCKTCATCMSELDLKEAQASRPPIAIVGMGMRLPGGIRSATDFWDMLVEKKTGHSEVPESRYNAKSFCDPKNPRQIRTRHGYYLQEDSAYFDANFFSISSAEASTTDPQLRLLLEVVWECLEDAGETDWRGKRIGCYVGTFGEDWLTLSTKEYQHIDRYYVLSTGAFALSNRISHLYDFKGPSMTIQTGCSASLVGLHEACQALYLGECSSAVVAGTNLILSPNITKCASANMVLSESGTCRTFDESADGYGRGEAINAIYIKRLDDAIRNNDAIRGIIRGTASNSDGWKPTISAPEVLSQERLIRAAYRNANINDISKTTYFECHGTGTVIGDSVELSAIASVTEGGSAFIGSAKPNVGHSEGSSGITSVIKAVLSLERQVIPPVALFETPRPGGPLTEGQLTVPTDAKPWPANRLGRASVNGFGIGGSNAHVIIDRGNGVVGSTNSTFPADSQLIVTSASSVPSLKKRIRQITQYINNHPSRLGDMSYTLGSRRHHLNVRAFAVVDPGMPLDDTVFQFNEATNHTELVFAFTGQGAQWPGMGIALLEYFECFRRDVEEMELALKGLDHPPQWSLKDELNKSMDKSRVMEPEFSQPLCTAMQIGLVNIFAQWGIKPTAVLGHSSGEIAAAYAAQAISATDAIVIAYYRGKFASSKEGLGGMVAVNTSRGMVHPFLREGVTIGCQNSPQSVTLSGDKDQIDRTVEDIEKNMPGVCRRLRVNVAYHSHHMQDIGPSYETSIQKHAGRGERMLPMHSSVTGKSILCPQELGASYWRRNLESPVLFSDAVRCCLGSNSNKRLAFVEIGPHSALAAPLQQTFSASNGQVPCTYISTIKRLDNGFRKQLLAAAGQIHINGGSVDLPNIVPSGRILTDLPPYPWQHDQKFWEESRTSRDWRFQLAPHHELLGSRITDSTDTAPSWKNLLSVGGVPWLSDHVVQEEIVYPGAAYIAMAGAAVLQLHSESDSYTIRDLLIMEPLLLDERSPTEVITSFQPAEIADNVYSDYYSFSIMSYQGSAWVKHCRGRVRPSYEIPPRKQPVVSYGLSCTSDEWYEATKACGITYGKSFRGLKDITVDPKGGGRASAIANSSSGLDHHAYNIHPASIDQGLQVIMAGILFNALDGIERSIVPVSLDRIYVKQGGPLMTISTSVKSHTQSSYYGNAIGLVDDHVVLEIEGALFGALDNGNRLTSANTNLLTRIVWRPDFDLLSKDNFLTLQSFPESMDLIAQALGHLFILCPLEAAKRLEAVTTEVIHLNKWKAQIYEKASSCHQRDERLTSMLERNGVRTQSLFNMTSEQQQVTKDACMGVMRASGSGWASGVADCTSIIVDNCLEIMCGDVSPLELLMKDGLLERLYEEPLGCVNCSAFFAHMTHSNPNLRILEIGAGTGSCTKVVLRHLKSQAGVRRYKSYTFTDISPAFTQAAVEKFLGQENLEYRVLDISKDPIKQGFEPDSYDLIIASNVLHATPSIQETLQNVRTLLSTRGQLFLVELDLVLPGWWLGESDSRPFRPYISVERWDRELKATGFSGVDIVRHDRPGLLQTNAIMISTALKEEPSFQPDDVTLLLSQDPGHWEKDVQRQLTQRGHLTQWAKVNDPVPQNPIIISFLDMNSSFLHSMSERRFVELKGFLQGSSAITSSQCIWITPATQLQCANPSYGLIWGLARTLRQEMELDLSIVEVDSFDEVSSNLVVEIIHKIRRRRRVKRELLDYEFSIHNGIVHTPRCTWESLPRFISKPIGQHSAFRLDVSSNRKLQWIAADTEPLGEGEVEVEIVFVGLNFRDLMVAQGVLGAKEELGLEASGVIRRVGSNVSNVKVDDKVLVLGFGLLRSSAVIPAELCLRFPDSLSLEEASTMLTAYLTVIYSLLHRAVLDRGNSILIHSACGGVGIAAIQLCQSIGAQVKVLSREGSKLLMANLMHETNGGGVDVVLNSLAGKLLHASWDCVAEFGQMVELGKRDFLTHGTLSMSPFLKNRSFIAIDLVELTKKRPSLTARFVTDNYRAPRRTELILRDRLIRQLVELYKAGKIRPILPVKTFHAQEVQEAFRYMQAGLHKGKVIIRMPESSSELHVTSNQCSITFRSDVSYIIVGGLGDVGRVLAQWLVKQGARELVILTRSPGRIERESSFIKELEAQDCQIITVAGDVANLADVKTAVSSCTKPLAGVINLALSLYDRTFLQMSHAEWTSALAAKVSGTWNLHQAVQGQPLDFFLVLSSLTGITGNVGQANYAAACTYLDAFTQYRRQMGLPSSVVDLGAVAGSAAIQDQNISRRMDTVGFARLSKQQVIASIQLGIFESQAQNTAGLHYSSELMAGLQASSETEMLEDIVFGRDARFSMHRTPAVGAQNRKTNNQLKLLFDRIDKDHRLLSDPEMETALVLELAKLINHHTSQVSEMGLGQAKAVTVDSLMAIEVKSWLNRQLGVQLTVEEISKVNTVGALAQLTMKRAIAKYQGGEDGVDPTKES from the exons ATGGATATCTCTCCAGAATGCCATCCCGCTACCACCGCAGCAGAAGCTCCTCACGTCCAAAGATGTTTCTGCAAGACATGTGCTACCTGCATGTCTGAGCTCGATCTAAAAGAGGCGCAAGCCAGTCGTCCTCCGATCGCCATAGTGGGAatggggatgaggttgcCAGGAGGAATCCGTTCAGCGACAGACTTCTGGGACATGCTCGTCGAGAAGAAAACAGGCCACAGCGAGGTTCCCGAAAGTCGATACAATGCAAAGTCATTCTGTGATCCCAAAAACCCGAGACAGATTCGCACCCGTCATGGCTACTATCTTCAGGAAGACTCAGCCTATTTTGATGCAAACTTTTTCTCGATAAGTTCTGCGGAAGCATCAACGACGGATCCGCAACTGCGTCTCTTACTCGAGGTAGTATGGGAGTGTCTAGAAGATGCGGGAGAAACAGACTGGCGTGGTAAAAGAATAGGATGCTACGTTGGCACTTTTGGGGAGGACTGGCTCACCCTTTCCACGAAAGAATACCAGCATATCGATCGCTATTATGTCCTAAGTACGGGCGCGTTTGCTTTATCTAACCGTATTTCGCACTTATATGACTTCAAGGGGCCTAG CATGACGATCCAAACTGGTTGCTCTGCCTCCCTTGTCGGGTTACATGAAGCTTGTCAAGCCCTTTATCTTGGAGAATGTAGCTCCGCGGTTGTAGCGGGAACAAATCTCATCTTGAGCCCCAATATTACCAAGTGCGCATCGGCTAATATGGTCCTATCAGAAAGTGGTACCTGCCGAACCTTCGACGAAAGCGCCGATGGGTATGGGCGCGGAGAAGCAATCAATGCAATATACATCAAACGCTTGGATGATGCTATTCGCAATAATGATGCTATCCGTGGAATAATTCGGGGTACTGCGTCCAACAGTGATGGATGGAAGCCAACAATTTCTGCTCCTGAAGTACTCTCTCAAGAGCGTCTGATCCGTGCGGCATATCGCAATGCCAACATTAACGATATATCCAAGACAACGTATTTTGAATGCCATGGGACTGGGACAGTCATTGGTGATTCTGTAGAGTTATCTGCTATCGCCAGTGTGACAGAGGGGGGCTCAGCATTTATTGGATCG GCCAAACCCAACGTTGGTCATTCAGAGGGATCTTCAGGGATTACCAGTGTGATCAAAGCGGTCTTGAGCCTTGAGCGTCAAGTTATCCCACCCGTTGCTTTATTTGAGACTCCCAGGCCGGGTGGCCCATTGACCGAAGGACAACTGACCGTCCCAACCGATGCGAAGCCATGGCCGGCCAACCGACTTGGAAGGGCCAGTGTAAATGGATTTGGCATTGGTGGATCTAACGCACATGTCATAATAGACCGTGGCAATGGCGTTGTTGGGTCAACCAATTCCACCTTCCCTGCAGACTCTCAGTTAATCGTGACTTCCGCAAGCAGTGTCCCTAGCCTCAAGAAGAGGATCCGGCAGATTACACAATACATTAACAACCACCCTTCACGTCTGGGTGATATGTCTTATACGTTAGGTAGCCGACGACATCATTTGAATGTTCGTGCCTTTGCGGTTGTAGACCCTGGCATGCCACTCGACGACACGGTCTTTCAGTTTAACGAAGCAACAAATCACACCGAACTTGTATTTGCTTTCACAGGCCAAGGTGCACAATGGCCAGGGATGGGAATAGCCCTCCTAGAGTACTTTGAATGTTTTAgaagagatgttgaggagaTGGAACTAGCACTGAAGGGACTGGACCACCCTCCTCAGTGGTCATTGAAAG ATGAATTGAATAAAAGCATGGACAAATCTCGAGTCATGGAACCCGAGTTCTCCCAGCCCTTGTGTACTGCTATGCAGATCGGTTTGGTCAACATCTTCGCTCAATGGGGTATCAAGCCGACAGCTGTGCTTGGCCACTCGAGTGGTGAGATAGCTGCCGCGTATGCAGCACAGGCTATTTCTGCTACTGATGCTATTGTGATTGCGTACTATCGTGGTAAGTTCGCGAGCTCGAAGGAAGGACTAGGAGGAATGGTAGCCGTCAATACGAGTCGAGGTATGGTGCATCCCTTCCTACGTGAAGGTGTAACTATTGGCTGCCAAAACAGCCCTCAAAGTGTCACTTTATCAGGTGATAAGGACCAGATCGATCGCACAGTGGAAGatatagagaagaacatgCCCGGGGTCTGTCGTCGTCTCAGGGTAAATGTCGCCTATCATTCAC ATCATATGCAGGATATCGGACCTTCGTATGAGACATCCATACAGAAACATGCCGGACGGGGCGAACGAATGCTCCCCATGCATTCCAGTGTCACAGGCAAGAGTATTTTGTGTCCCCAAGAATTAGGCGCCAGCTACTGGCGCCGGAACCTCGAATCACCTGTCTTGTTCTCAGACGCAGTACGATGTTGTCTTGGGTCGAACTCCAATAAGCGCTTGGCATTTGTTGAGATAGGCCCACACTCTGCACTGGCTGCTCCTCTACAACAAACATTTAGTGCTTCAAATGGGCAAGTACCTTGTACGTATATCTCGACGATCAAGCGCCTTGACAATGGGTTCAGAAAGCAGCTTTTAGCTGCAGCGGGCCAGATACATATTAATGGTGGCTCTGTCGACCTTCCAAACATCGTTCCTTCAGGTAGGATATTGACCGACCTTCCGCCATATCCATGGCAACACGACCAGAAGTTCTGGGAAGAGAGCCGCACAAGTCGAGACTGGAGGTTTCAGTTGGCCCCTCACCATGAACTTCTTGGTTCTCGCATAACCGATTCAACGGATACTGCTCCTTCATGGAAAAATTTACTTAGCGTTGGAGGTGTCCCTTGGCTTTCTGACCATGTGGTGCAGGAAGAGATAGTTTACCCCGGCGCCGCTTATATTGCGATGGCTGGGGCCGCagttctgcagctgcattCAGAGTCTGACAGCTACACAATTCGGGATCTTCTCATAATGGAGCCCTTATTGCTGGACGAAAGAAGTCCGACAGAAGTTATCACCAGTTTCCAGCCTGCAGAAATTGCTGACAACGTCTATTCGGACTATTATAGCTTTTCTATCATGAGCTATCAAGGGTCAGCTTGGGTAAAGCATTGTCGAGGCCGTGTGCGTCCAAGCTACGAAATACCTCCTAGGAAACAGCCTGTCGTATCCTACGGCTTGTCGTGCACTTCCGACGAATGGTACGAAGCGACCAAAGCTTGCGGTATCACCTACGGGAAAAGCTTCCGAGGGCTGAAAGATATCACAGTGGACCCCAAGGGAGGAGGACGGGCCAGTGCTATTGCTAACAGTTCATCGGGCCTAGACCATCATGCGTACAATATCCATCCGGCTTCTATCGACCAGGGCTTACAGGTAATAATGGCGGGTATTCTCTTCAATGCTCTCGACGGCATTGAGCGCTCAATTGTCCCTGTCAGTCTCGACAGAATATACGTCAAACAAGGCGGGCCCCTTATGACTATTAGTACGAGCGTTAAAAGCCATACTCAGAGTAGTTACTACGGAAATGCCATTGGCCTCGtggatgatcatgttgtCTTAGAGATTGAAGGTGCTTTATTTGGTGCACTTGACAATGGGAACAGACTCACATCTGCAAATACTAACTTGCTGACCCGAATCGTGTGGAGGCCGGACTTTGACCTACTGTCAAAAGACAACTTTCTTACTCTACAGTCCTTTCCTGAAAGCATGGACTTGATTGCTCAGGCGCTGGGGCACTTGTTCATTCTGTGTCCTCTGGAAGCTGCTAAGCGTCTGGAAGCTGTAACCACTGAGGTGATACATCTAAATAAATGGAAAGCCCAAATTTATGAGAAAGCCTCATCGTGCCACCAAAGAGATGAGAGGTTGACTTCTATGCTTGAGAGAAACGGGGTACGCACCCAAAGCCTATTCAACATGACAAGCGAGCAACAGCAAGTGACTAAAGATGCCTGTATGGGTGTCATGAGGGCCAGTGGTTCCGGTTGGGCTTCAGGCGTGGCTGATTGCACGAGCATCATTGTGGATAATTGTTTGGAGATAATGTGTGGAGATGTGTCACCATTAGAATTGCTGATGAAAGATGGTCTTCTCGAGAGGTTGTATGAGGAACCACTTGGCTGCGTCAACTGCAGTGCTTTCTTTGCCCATATGACCCATTCTAATCCAAATCTTCGCATCTTAGAGATTGGAGCAGGGACAGGAAGCTGCACAAAAGTCGTCCTTCGTCACCTGAAATCCCAAGCCGGAGTACGTCGTTATAAATCATATACGTTTACCGATATATCGCCAGCATTCACCCAGGCTGCTGTGGAGAAATTTTTAGGACAAGAAAACCTCGAGTACCGCGTCCTTGACATCAGTAAGGACCCAATAAAGCAAGGGTTCGAGCCTGACTCATATGATCTTATTATTGCTTCGAAC GTTCTCCATGCAACTCCTTCAATCCAAGAGACCCTACAGAATGTTAGGACCTTGCTATCCACACGAGGCCAGCTGTTTCTTGTGGAACTTGATCTAG TTTTACCTGGTTGGTGGCTTGGTGAGAGCGATAGTAGACCCTTCAGGCCTTATATCTCCGTTGAGAGGTGGGACCGCGAGTTGAAAGCCACTGGATTCAGTGGCGTAGATATTGTTCGCCACGATCGCCCTGGCTTACTTCAAACCAATGCTATCATGATCTCCACAGCTCTCAAGGAAGAACCGTCTTTCCAACCCGATGATGTGACTCTCCTCCTCTCACAAGACCCGGGCCACTGGGAAAAGGACGTGCAGAGACAACTTACCCAGAGGGGTCATCTTACACAGTGGGCTAAAGTTAACGACCCGGTTCCACAGAATCCAATCATTATCTCGTTTCTGGATATGAACAGTTCTTTCCTTCACAGCATGTCTGAGCGAAGGTTCGTCGAGCTCAAAGGGTTTCTACAAGGCAGTTCAGCCATTACTTCATCCCAATGCATCTGGATTACGCCAGCCACTCAGCTCCAATGTGCTAATCCTTCTTATGGTCTGATCTGGGGACTCGCCCGCACTTTGCGgcaggagatggagctgGATCTTTCAatagttgaagttgatagTTTCGACGAGGTATCTTCAAATCTTGTCGTTGAAATCATACACAAAATTCGACGTCGAAGGAGAGTCAAACGCGAATTGTTGGACTATGAATTTTCCATTCACAATGGTATAGTCCATACACCGAGATGTACATGGGAATCGTTGCCTCGGTTTATCTCAAAGCCAATTGGGCAACACTCAGCCTTCAGATTAGATGTGTCTTCTAACAGAAAATTACAATGGATTGCGGCAGATACAGAACCTCTGGGAGAGGGTGAGGTCGAAGTTGAAATAGTATTCGTGGGATTGAACTTCAGG GACTTGATGGTAGCCCAGGGGGTTCTCGGAGCTAAAGAGGAGCTGGGCTTGGAAGCGAGCGGTGTTATACGCCGAGTAGGGTCGAACGTTAGCAACGTAAAAGTTGACGATAAAGTCCTGGTATTGGGTTTTGGGCTACTTCGAAGTTCAGCGGTTATCCCTGCTGAACTATGCCTAAGATTTCCCGATAGTCTTTCATTAGAAGAGGCATCAACTATGCTAACTGCGTATCTGACCGTTATTTATTCTCTTCTGCATCGCGCTGTGCTTGATCGAGGTAAT TctatcctcatccactctGCTTGTGGTGGGGTGGGAATAGCGGCAATACAACTGTGCCAGAGCATCGGAGCCCAGGTAAAAGTCCTATCGAGGGAAGGTAGTAAGCTTCTAATGGCCA ACTTGATGCATGAGACGAACGGTGGAGGGGTTGATGTAGTCCTCAATTCGCTTGCCGGTAAACTGCTTCACGCATCCTGGGACTGTGTTGCTGAGTTTGGTCAGATGGTTGAGCTAGGGAAACGGGACTTTCTAACCCATGGGACTCTCTCCATGTCTCCTTTTTTAAAGAATCGCTCATTTATCGCGATCGACCTTGTGGAGTTAACCAAGAAAAGACCATCACTGACTGCAAGGTTTGTGACTGACAACTATCGCGCTCCTCGTCGCACTGAACTAATCCTACGAGACAGATTGATACGTCAGTTAGTTGAGCTCTATAAAGCAGGCAAAATCAGACCAATCCTCCCAGTGAAAACTTTCCACGCCCAGGAGGTTCAAGAGGCCTTTCGATACATGCAGGCTGGTCTTCACAAGGGGAAGGTCATTATTCGTATGCCCGAGTCGTCATCTGAACTTCATGTAACGTCAAACCAGTGTAGTATTACCTTCCGCTCTGATGTCTCTTACATTATAGTTGGAGGACTTGGCGATGTCGGCCGTGTTCTTGCTCAGTGGTTGGTAAAACAAGGCGCTCGAGAGCTCGTAATCCTGACGCGGTCCCCTGGGCGCATAGAAAGAGAGAGCTCATTTATCAAGGAGCTCGAGGCCCAGGATTGCCAAATCATCACCGTCGCTGGAGATGTGGCGAATTTAGCGGACGTGAAGACAGCTGTGTCTAGTTGCACCAAGCCTCTTGCTGGTGTGATCAACCTGGCTCTCTCCCTATAT GATCGTACCTTCCTACAGATGTCCCATGCTGAATGGACGTCGGCACTCGCAGCCAAGGTATCGGGGACGTGGAATCTCCATCAGGCCGTACAAGGCCAGCCGCTagacttcttccttgttttgAGCTCCTTGACCGGCATCACCGGTAACGTTGGTCAGGCTAACTACGCTGCTGCTTGCACGTACCTAGATGCTTTTACTCAGTATCGTCGACAAATGGGCCTTCCCTCCTCAGTGGTTGACCTTGGCGCCGTTGCGGGTTCAGCAGCGATCCAAGACCAAAATATCTCTCGTCGAATGGACACAGTGGGATTCGCTCGATTAAGTAAACAACAAGTCATCGCCAGCATACAGCTCGGCATATTTGAGTCTCAGGCACAGAACACAGCCGGGCTCCATTATTCGAGTGAGCTGATGGCTGGCCTCCAGGCTTCTAGTGAGACGGAGATGTTGGAAGATATTGTATTTGGCCGGGATGCAAGGTTTTCAATGCATCGGACTCCAGCCGTTGGTGCACAGAACCGAAAGACTAACAACCAGCTCAAGCTACTCTTTGATAGGATTGATAAAGACCACCGCCTTCTTAGCGACCCGGAGATGGAAACCGCATTAGTCTTAGAGCTAGCAAAATTGATCAATCATCATACTTCCCAGGTATCCGAAATGGGCCTGGGGCAAGCAAAGGCCGTGACTGTTGATTCCTTAATGGCCATTGAGGTGAAGTCCTGGCTTAATCGGCAACTTGGAGTACAGTTGACCGTGGAGGAGATATCGAAAGTGAACACGGTGGGAGCTTTGGCGCAACTCACTATGAAACGTGCGATAGCAAAGTACCAaggtggtgaagatggcgTTGATCCCACCAAAGAAAGCTGA
- a CDS encoding HD domain-containing protein (predicted protein): MSPSPLPPNLIPEISAFVTKCMAAHDPSHNPQHVHRVVSLANQILARETARNTSSSSSSSSTIYNAEVVHLAALLHDIGDRKYLSQVAAISESIQGKQQGATATTTTNAEAVDPERLVYHVLLAHGVGEDVAEKVQMIVSHVSYTTERAKPEEVKRLIADGYPELGIVQDADRLDAIGAVGIGRCFTFLGAKGKNFCPEGMWVMDNAIEHFEEKLVRLEGMMKTETGREMAKVRTARLREFQEWWADEMKDAV; this comes from the coding sequence atGTCCCCATCACCCTTACCCCCCAACCTCATCCCCGAAATCTCCGCATTCGTGACAAAATGCATGGCCGCCCACGACCCCTCCCACAACCCCCAACACGTCCACCGCGTCGTATCCCTAGCAAACCAAATCCTAGCCCGCGAAACAGCCCGGaacacttcttcttcttcttcttcttcttccacaatcTACAATGCAGAGGTAGTGCACCTCGCCGCACTACTCCATGATATCGGGGACCGGAAATATCTATCGCAGGTTGCTGCCATCTCGGAGTCTATTCAGGGCAAGCAACAGGGTGCTACTgctactaccaccaccaacgcaGAGGCAGTGGATCCTGAGCGGTTGGTTTATCATGTGCTTTTGGCGCATGGGGTTGGGGAGGACGTGGCGGAGAAGGTGCAGATGATTGTTTCGCATGTGTCGTATACGACTGAGAGGGCGAAGCCGGAGGAAGTGAAGAGGTTGATTGCGGATGGGTATCCGGAGTTGGGGATTGTGCAGGATGCGGATCGGTTGGATGCGATTGGGGCGGTGGGGATTGGGAGGTGTTTTACCTTTCTCGGGGCGAAGGGGAAGAACTTTTGTCCTGAGGGGATGTGGGTGATGGATAATGCCATTGAGCATTTTGAGGAGAAATTGGTCAGGTTGGAGGGTatgatgaagacggagaCTGGCCGGGAGATGGCGAAAGTGCGTACGGCGAGGTTAAGGGAGTTTCAGGAGTGGTGGGCGGATGAAATGAAAGATGCTGTGTAG